The Helianthus annuus cultivar XRQ/B chromosome 15, HanXRQr2.0-SUNRISE, whole genome shotgun sequence genomic sequence GTAACAGATTTTAAAATTAATCTAATACACGGTACAATTCCAAAAAACCGACTGGAATAAGTGAGTTTTTCGGTTTCAATTTTAGTTTTTGACACCTATTGTCCTCCCTTGTGTTGTTTACTTATGTGGACTTCAGTTACTAAAATTTATTGATCAACTATTTTTTCTTGACGTCGCGTGTTGCagcgaaaccgagcaaatgataatgtaaaacaaacgtgatttgaaaataaagcatgttgtttagaaagtaaAACCAATAGGACGGTTTACtttatcatcgtaccgttttatgataccaaataaaaacttttttttggagtacaacttcgttttcaataaaacttataaagaaatatcgagaaaaaaaaaatcaagaacaaCTACGTAtatgagtttttaaaaaaagttataaacgtaaattattaaggAAGTATCAAAttatcgataaattaatatatgttctaaaagagaattattaaaaaatggtgaaggatatatatggttttaaaaaagggaaaaagattaaaaaatgttattaaaagtaaatataataataaactattataaatatattaaataaaagtataataaaaagctatatatattattataaaaataaagttactattcatcgttATTTATATAATTATGAGGGACATGCGCATAGAAAGTAAAAATTCACTATTTTAATAGAACTCAACTCGGTACTAAGGCTGTGGGGTGTGGGTGTGTGGTTTGGGGAGACCCACCAACCCCCCCTCTTCGGTTTCGGTGGGCTCGGGGAATTCTCCCCCTTCACCCCGAGtgcattctctctctctctctctctctctctttctcttgtGCTGATTGGTTCGGTGAAGGGAAGGCACCACCCCTTGATGAGATGGAGAGAAAGGTGGTGTGAGGTGAGATGATGTGGAGGATGGAGGTGATCGGTGGTGGAGAGCAACCACACCTCACGGCCTAATTAAAATTTGGACGAACACTAGATAGGGTGTACTCtcatctttttttttaatatttattttgttgtttattagGGTTCTAATACTagtatatttattattttttgttaTATAAATAAGGGTTTACTTCATAGAAAAGTTATGTTACGAGATAACTTCTAGATTTATTAATCATCTCGTCATAATCAACAATATGAATTGAGCTCAACACTTTCAAAAGCAAATACTTGACTCCAATTCTCCAAATGTAAAGATTTACCTATAAAGTTTGGATGCATTAAGGTTGTAGTTcatgaaataaaataaacatgtACATAGTTTTGCCTTTTTACATATGAAATATAGGAAACACACAAACCTTTAGTAGGTTAATTGTTAACCAAGGTGTGGACGATCTAAAAATTTGTAACAAAACACTACTCAACTTAGCTATAATCATCACCGGCCAATCTTTTAGTCAAGAGGCCATACTTGGTAAGACAATATGTTCTTCTAGCTCATGACGATATATAAATACTATTATTTATACTGTAGTTGTATGATAAGCAGCTACCATAGCATTTGTGACTAGTTTCTTCTCCTTGGTTGCCGGATCTTGTAACATCAACACCTTATCTTTGTCTCTAACACCAACCATGTGTAgatattcttcgtcttctctctcTTTCCCTTTGAACAATACTCTTTGCTCTTTTGGGTCCAAGCTAGTCACCATTGATAATATCATCTTTAATTCTCCTgtaaaaccgaaaagggtattcAAATTAATGATGATTAACTTAAAAATCGACTAGGGAACCCGGCCATCAAGAAGCCATTGTTAGAAACATAAATCCAAAACTAATGATAGTGATAGATATAGATGACTCACCAAAAGTAGAAGTGGCTTGAATAGATATGTCATGCCACTTTGAACCACTGACGACTCTAACCACGATAACCCCTTCCATGCTTTGCTCTTTGATCTCCCTCTTTTGAACAAGCATTCCACCAGGTCGTAACTCCCATTTAACTTCTGCATCAATGGTCGTATTACATTGTTGGAGACTAACTCTGTTTCTCTTactattgttattgttattgtcaTTGATCTTGCCAAATCGTAATTTCGAAAAACTTCTAGACAATTTTATTGACTTAAACTTTATGATCATCATCTTTTGTTTGATGTCTTTCTTTCTGTTTATGCTTGTGGAAGGGAATGGTGAGAAGTTGGTAGTTATATACTAGTCTTGAAGTTGAATATAATAAGGGCAAACATTGGGGTTAAATATGATATTGGAGGATTGTCCTTTTCatctttttttatgtttattgatAGGCATTAAGCACATGGGCCGGGTTGTGAAGGGTTGCTTAATTGGCGGCATCAAACATTTTAATTGtacatgtaaatatatataaaaatactagattagttccccgtgtgttacacaggctgaacaatttaaactatataataaatatttcctGTAAAACAAAGACAGCCAAATTAGTAGATTGATTTAAGTGGGAAAACATAATTAGAGAGGGCCCGAGGAAGTGTCATATGTCCCCAAATACGTTTCTTTTATATATAGATGTTTTTAACTAACTTATTAATTGACTTTAATTAGTTAAGATTTctgtatttttttataattaataataatatcgGTTCTATATTTAATAGTCAAATTATTATTGATCATGTATTCAACTtgataaacaaacacaaacatataataacaAATTCAATAAATCAAAAACTATAAATGTCTTAACCATCTTAAAGTAATTAACCAAAAAAAATAAGGTATCAAACTCCAATGAATCCAATATATAAAACAACAAAATTTGTATGATTTTGAAGTTGTTTAGAATTTTAATGCTTTGAGATCATAGTTATCCATTTGGAATTTAAATTTGGAGATAAATTATGACTTTTATAAGGAATCGAAATTTTCCTGAatttaaaattaaattaattaataataataatttataattaagatagtctagaataatgacaagtgtccattcattggtttcttttattatatagtatagattatcaATTAGATTTAGGGGAATTGGTCTGTAACAATCCAACCTAGACCTTATTGACCATTAATAatctcacctcagaatattccccccatcAGTCTCACCTTTCACCAATTTTTCCTataatggtcccccgttaaaaaaacttaacggagttatgcttttttttccaaattacaaacagattttttggggcttttgatcagaacgatgatacgagtccattgatgtaaaacttacttcgaaatggtgctccaagtgacttgattttggttaattggaaatttaaacacctgaattgaagcgtcgttttcatcgtttggagcaccgttttgtggcaagttttacatcaatggactcgtatcgtcgttctaatcaaaaaccctaaaaaatttgtttgtaattcggaaaataactccgttaagtttttttaacgggggaccattgtaggaaaaataggtgaaaggtgggactagtgtggggaatattctgagattggattattaatagccaataaggtctaggtgtgattattacagaccaatttcacttagatttaaaataaatggctaagattaaatgagtagTGGCCTAGTGGTAAGAGGTTTGAGTTTTCCAatggagactcaagttcaattcccacttgTGTCATATTGGGGTGGATATAGTCAGAATAAGTCAGTAAAAGATTTAGACTAGGCCTTGTGTGAGGTTGTTAGTTCGATTCTCGAGCGTTTGTTACGCTAGAGAGTTATGCTCTTGTGGTGGCATAACGACTGTCAAGTGGCAGCTGTCGGTATGGTTTACCGGAGGAACGCCCAAAAAAGCCAAAACTTTGAAGCCAACGTgcgcccggttaagacaacatagtctggctAAAGTGGGGCAATACGGGGCTCTCCGATTCGGAGAGTGTGATAACCTTATACATGAAtttcaccgttcaaaaaaaatgagtagaattaaaaaaaaaagagtcgTATGGGTTAATTTAGGGGTATTCTAGTCCATCCAAGGCAATACTTTCTCTCTCCTTCAATTCCCCCgtttttaaaacgttaataactctttcatacgacattatttttaacaaaaattgcaccataaaaatgaacattttttatctttaaaacgagtgtACTATTGCTATACtctaaaaaaattcaaaaaccaaGATGCGTAAAATACAATGGAATAAACAACACACTATAACTCAGGGTTTTAACATGgtaatgtttatgttttaacatggtcatgcctttgttccaacatgatcatgtttctattttagcatgatcatgttctttgatgTTCATTGAAGTGTagattctaaaacgcaatgaaatcCAAAATCAAGATTTTACAATgcaggttctaaaacgcaatggagttttaacatggtcatgtttatgttttaacaagGTCATGCCTTTGTTCCAACATGATTATGCTTCTATCTTAGCATGGTCATGTTCTTTGCGCTCGCACTccaggttctaaaacgcaatgggtttTAACGTGGCCATGTTTATATTTTAACATGGTCAGGCCTTTGTTCCAAAATGATCATACTTCTATTTTAGCGTGATCATTTTCTTTGCATTccaggttctaaaacgcaatgaaacccaAAATCAAGATTTTGCACTGTAGGTACTAAAACGCAATaggttttaacatggtcatgtttatgttttaacatggtcatgcctttgttccaacatgatcatgcttctaTATTAGCACTATCCTGTTATTTGCACTCCAGGTTCTAAAACGTACATTCCAGGTCTAAATCGCAATGGGTTTCACATGATTATTGTTTTGTTTTAACACCCAAAAGAACAAAAATGAAAAAGAACTCTAACTAAAACATAATATGATGAAAAACATAATTGAGGTTTGGCAACCTAAAatgcaatgaaaaaaaaaaacataacttaCAAAAAGATCTCCGATTAATGAAGGTTGACGAACAAAGAACTCCGAGAAACTAGTTGCAGTGGCGGTGGGTGGTGGAGCGGTGGCGGTGGATGGTGGAATGGCGGTTTCGGATCAGAACAACGCAATAGGTGGTTGAAGGTAGTGGTGGTTTCAGATCTGGTTTTCTGCAAGATTGTGGCGATCGTAGATGGTGGTGGTGTTAGTTATGATGTGATAGTTTATGATTTTGAAAATGGTGGATTTTAGTATACAGGAAAAAGTCTTGAATTGAAGATGTTGTGTTCTTGTGGAAGCTGGGtttttgaagatggtgggtttcaACTAAAATAACCCTTCTTATATTATTTATTGTATTTTTTCTTAACATAATTGTTTTACTAATATAAACATTACCAGAAGAAAATTGTTGTTTTAGGGCTTTTATGTATAATTTTGATGCATGAAATTACCAATTTATAACAAGAAGAAGTTATAATTTGGGGGAGGTTGCATGATAGGTTTTCACgtgtttgcaatttttttttatatattaagtcTATTCactaacaagaaaatacaatagTCTCGAATAAACATGTATTTCACACCTTCGAAGTTGCATTAATGTATATTGTAGTTTCactatattatttttaaataaaatcgattatattaaaataattaggTTAGAATCCCGTATATTTTACAGGTAGAATAAATGAAACGTTGTAAgaagttatattaaaaaaaaaaacgttattacactaaaaatcaccaaaaaaatTCAAACTTATGTCATGTTGATCAGTTGAGACTAACACAATTATGTAAAAATTAGCATATACTtaggagtaaaat encodes the following:
- the LOC110909534 gene encoding BAG family molecular chaperone regulator 2 yields the protein MMIIKFKSIKLSRSFSKLRFGKINDNNNNNSKRNRVSLQQCNTTIDAEVKWELRPGGMLVQKREIKEQSMEGVIVVRVVSGSKWHDISIQATSTFGELKMILSMVTSLDPKEQRVLFKGKEREDEEYLHMVGVRDKDKVLMLQDPATKEKKLVTNAMVAAYHTTTV